One region of Phosphitispora fastidiosa genomic DNA includes:
- a CDS encoding ABC transporter permease, with protein MVEKSMKQTNDEPVINKECKTPNAKKSNVITSAIERYAILGATGIVIIVFGILAPSTFLTGMNFATILGSQAVLVVLTLGLLIPMTSGDMDLSIASVLTLSAMMLGVLNAQLHVPIVVAILAALAMGVLVGVVNGAFTILFDIDPFIVTLGVGTVLNGIVLLISDSMTISGISPGLVNLVVVKRLLGIPLEFYYGLILTAFVWYLYDFTSFGRRILFVGRGRNVARLSGIRVNKLRWINLMLSGLFSAFAGILYAGTTGAADPTSGLSYMLPAFAGVFLGSTSIVPGRFNPWGSFFAVYFLVIGITGLTILGLQTYVQHLFYGGALIIAVVFSHIARKRQEQKTKING; from the coding sequence ATGGTAGAAAAAAGTATGAAACAGACGAATGACGAGCCAGTTATTAATAAAGAATGCAAAACCCCAAATGCTAAAAAAAGTAATGTGATAACTTCGGCTATTGAGCGTTATGCAATCTTAGGTGCTACAGGTATTGTTATTATTGTATTCGGAATCCTAGCTCCTTCAACATTTCTCACCGGGATGAACTTTGCTACTATTTTGGGTTCACAGGCAGTTCTTGTTGTGTTGACTTTAGGTTTGCTAATTCCAATGACGAGCGGAGACATGGATTTATCTATTGCTAGTGTGCTTACTCTTTCAGCGATGATGCTTGGGGTTTTAAATGCCCAGCTTCATGTGCCAATTGTTGTAGCAATCCTGGCGGCACTTGCCATGGGGGTTTTGGTTGGTGTGGTAAACGGTGCCTTCACGATTTTATTTGATATTGATCCCTTTATTGTTACTTTAGGTGTTGGAACAGTGTTGAATGGGATTGTTTTATTAATAAGTGATTCAATGACCATTAGTGGTATTTCACCGGGCTTAGTTAATCTAGTGGTGGTGAAAAGGCTTTTGGGAATACCTTTAGAGTTTTATTACGGTTTGATTTTGACTGCATTTGTATGGTATCTATATGATTTCACTTCATTTGGACGGCGTATTCTTTTTGTCGGTCGGGGGCGGAATGTTGCCCGGCTGAGCGGCATACGCGTCAATAAGCTGCGTTGGATTAACTTAATGTTATCTGGTCTTTTCAGCGCCTTTGCCGGAATACTCTACGCCGGTACAACCGGCGCAGCAGATCCTACATCAGGATTATCCTATATGCTGCCTGCCTTTGCAGGGGTTTTCCTTGGCTCAACTTCAATTGTTCCGGGCCGGTTCAATCCTTGGGGTTCATTTTTTGCAGTGTACTTTCTGGTCATCGGAATAACAGGCCTTACAATTTTAGGGCTCCAGACATA